In one Parus major isolate Abel chromosome 13, Parus_major1.1, whole genome shotgun sequence genomic region, the following are encoded:
- the NUDCD2 gene encoding nudC domain-containing protein 2 encodes MSAPFEERSGVVPCGTPWGRWYQTLEEVFIEVRVPPGTRAKDVRCSLRSQHISLAVCGQELLQGKLFDSTVTDEGTWTLEDRQLIRIVLMKTNRDAGNCWTSLLENEYAADPWVQDQMQRKLTLERFQRENPGFDFSGAEISGNYSKGGPDFSSLEK; translated from the exons ATGTCGGCTCCGTTCGAGGAGCGCAGCGGGGTGGTACCCTGCGGGACGCCGTGGGGCCGCTGGTACCAGACGCTGGAGGAGGTGTTCATCGAGGTGCGCGTCCCGCCGGGCACCCGCGCCAAGGACGTGCGCTGCAGCCTGCGGAGCCAGCACATCTCCCTGGCCGTGTgcgggcaggagctgctgcag GGTAAACTTTTTGACTCTACAGTAACTGATGAAGGAACGTGGACCTTAG AAGACAGGCAGCTGATACGAATTGTTCTAATGAAGACAAATAGAGATGCTGGAAACTGTTGGACATCTCTGTTAGAAAATGAATATGCTGCTGATCCTTGGGTACAGGACCAGATGCAAAGGAAACTTACACTAGAGCGATTCCAAAGAGAA AACCCTGGATTTGACTTCAGTGGGGCAGAAATTTCTGGAAACTACAGCAAAGGAGGACCAGACTTTTCTAGTCTTGAAAAGTGA
- the HMMR gene encoding hyaluronan mediated motility receptor isoform X2, with the protein MASVRAPPRRHLHRDGSAARTSLQGSHNVKPSDGVGSLLSSEACQGIRKQKSETNLSSEKSAPTPVTARRLTSLGSTPANGMVKTKKDLMLMKEKKKQKALEKEIRALVRERGEQDKKRQALEEDLVKTEAKLSAAVQEKTSLSANVACLKKQLLELTRSNELLKSKLSDDGVQKKMSSLCMELMKLRNMRDAKEKTALAKQEDMEMKLQEVQRNLEHSKGKVAQLQEKLSATEREKVEEKSDTEKLLEYITELSNVAETAEKYKLEVAQMEETLSKKDQDIEILRNTLKAKEEESSKLMKELNERCQFLQQDKEKELSEAKGHFLSMNAEIEDLKKKKDLVEQEHQKLLQKHEEVISQLQQEKELSASMQQKLLEFEDEVTSERHLLEEELNDTMKELNKLHVKEKKAEKLVKRLEQEIKSQGLELTQMEEDLKGKNVELEQIKAMHSSAVLKIQEEHSNTLEKLGKTIAAFESYKKTSAEEIYSFKLENTSLREEVDNLKKVGQENLQLLQEAEYSKNKANEECARTLLEVQTKLALKEAETERTKESCLAQMNKLQEKLEEQTQDLKRELEAERSRKTINEDVTSSLKKEIKTWRKLYEDLHNKVKPFQQQLDAFEAEKNALLEEHGVAQEELNKLSDAYAKLLGHQNMKQKIKHVMKLKEDNTHLKQDVSKLRALLAKEKQTSRHLQEQLCAVQGIKRFDPSKAFQHDSKENIPPKTPLKEGHKNKI; encoded by the exons ATGGCGTCTGTGCGCGCGCCGCCCCGCCGCCACCTCCACCGCGATGGGAGCGCTG CACGTACCTCCCTGCAAGGATCCCATAACGTAAAGCCATCAGATGGAGTGGGAAGTTTGCTGTCTTCTGAAGCATGCCAAGGGATTAGGAAACAGAAGA GTGAGACAAATCTGAGCAGTGAAAAGAGTGCACCCACCCCAGTAACTGCAAGGAGACTCACATCTCTTGGATCAACA CCTGCAAATGGGATGGTGAAGACTAAAAAAGATCTTATGcttatgaaagagaaaaagaaacagaaggcaCTGGAGAAAGAG ATTCGTGCATTAGTGAGAGAACGTGGAGAGCAGGATAAGAAGCGTCAGGCTCTGGAAGAAGATCTTGTTAAGACTGAAGCAAAGCTGAGTGCTGCAGTTCAGGAGAAAACCTCTCTTTCAGCAAATGTTGCATGCCTGAAAAAACAGCTTCTGGAGTTAACAAGAAGCAATGAACTACTAAAGTCAAAG CTGTCTGATGATGgagtgcagaagaaaatgagcagcCTGTGCATGGAGTTGATGAAGCTCAGAAACATGAGAGATGCTAAGGAAAAG aCTGCGCTGGCAAAGCAGGAAGACATGGAAATGAAGCTGCAGGAAGTGCAAAGGAATCTAGAGcattcaaaaggaaaagtagCACAGTTACAAGAAAAATT GTCTGCTactgaaagagagaaagttGAAGAAAAGTCTGACACTGAAAAACTCCTGGAATATATTACAGAGCTCAG tAATGTTGCAGAAACAGCTGAGAAATACAAACTAGAAGTTGCCCAGATGGAGGAGACACTGAGTAAGAAAGACCAAGATATTGAGATCCTGAGGAATACCCTCAAAGCAAAAGAGGAAGAGTCATCTAAACTGATGAAAGAACTTAATGAGAGGTGTCAGTTTCTTCAACAAGATAAAG agaaaGAGTTGTCTGAGGCCAAAGGACACTTCCTGAGTATGAATGCTGAAATAGaagacctgaaaaaaaaaaaagatttggtGGAACAAGAGCACCAAAAACTGCTTCAGAAACATGAGGAGGTCATCTCTCAGCTGCAGCAAGAGAAG GAGTTATCTGCATCAATGCAGCAGAAGTTACTGGAGTTTGAAGATGAAGTAACAAGTGAGAGACATCTTCTGGAAGAAGAGCTGAATGATACCATGAAGGAGCTGAATAAATTGCATGtgaaggagaagaaagctgaaaagttgGTGAAGCGACTGGAACAAGAAATCAAATCTCAAGGTCTTGAACTCACACAGATGGAGGAAGATTTGAAAGG gaagaatGTGGAGTTGGAGCAAATCAAGGCAATGCATAGCAGTGCTGTATTGAAAATCCAAGAAGAGCACAGCAATACACTGGAGAAACTTGGAAAGACTATTGCTGCCTTTGAAAG CTATAAGAAAACATCAGCTGAAGAAATTTATAGTTTTAAACTGGAGAATACCTCTCTGCGAGAAGAAGTTGACAACCTAAAAAAAGTAGGCCAAGAAAATCTGCAGTTGCTTCAAGAAGCAGAATacagtaaaaacaaagcaaatgaagAATGTGCAAG GACGCTTTTAGAAGTCCAGACCAAGCTTGCACtaaaagaagcagaaacagagagaaCAAAAGAGTCTTGCCTTGCACAAATGAATAAACTTCAGGAAAAACTTGAGGAGCAAACTCAAGATCTGAAAAGAGAACTTGAAGCAGAAAGATCAAG GAAAACCATAAATGAAGATGTGACCTCTAGCTTAAAGAAAGAGATCAAGACCTGGCGTAAACTGTATGAAGATTTACATAACAAAGTTAAGCCTTTTCAG CAACAACTAGATGCTTTTGAAGCAGAGAAGAATGCACTCCTGGAGGAGCACGGGGTAGCCCAAGAAGAACTGAATAAACTGAGTGATGCATACGCTAAACTACTTGGTCACCAGAACATGAAGCAAAAAATCAAGCATGTTATGAAGCTCAAGGAAGACAATACCCACCTGAAGCAG GATGTCTCAAAACTGCGTGCATTGCTAGCCAAGGAAAAGCAAACCAGCAGACATCTTCAGGAGCAGCTATGTGCAGTACAGGGCATTAAGCGTTTTGATCCTTCCAAAGCTTTCCAGCATGATagcaaggaaaatattcctccaaaaacacctttaaaagAAG gtcataaaaacaaaatttga
- the HMMR gene encoding hyaluronan mediated motility receptor isoform X1: MASVRAPPRRHLHRDGSAARTSLQGSHNVKPSDGVGSLLSSEACQGIRKQKSETNLSSEKSAPTPVTARRLTSLGSTPANGMVKTKKDLMLMKEKKKQKALEKEIRALVRERGEQDKKRQALEEDLVKTEAKLSAAVQEKTSLSANVACLKKQLLELTRSNELLKSKLSDDGVQKKMSSLCMELMKLRNMRDAKEKTALAKQEDMEMKLQEVQRNLEHSKGKVAQLQEKLSATEREKVEEKSDTEKLLEYITELSNVAETAEKYKLEVAQMEETLSKKDQDIEILRNTLKAKEEESSKLMKELNERCQFLQQDKEKELSEAKGHFLSMNAEIEDLKKKKDLVEQEHQKLLQKHEEVISQLQQEKELSASMQQKLLEFEDEVTSERHLLEEELNDTMKELNKLHVKEKKAEKLVKRLEQEIKSQGLELTQMEEDLKGKNVELEQIKAMHSSAVLKIQEEHSNTLEKLGKTIAAFESYKKTSAEEIYSFKLENTSLREEVDNLKKVGQENLQLLQEAEYSKNKANEECARTLLEVQTKLALKEAETERTKESCLAQMNKLQEKLEEQTQDLKRELEAERSRKTINEDVTSSLKKEIKTWRKLYEDLHNKVKPFQQQLDAFEAEKNALLEEHGVAQEELNKLSDAYAKLLGHQNMKQKIKHVMKLKEDNTHLKQDVSKLRALLAKEKQTSRHLQEQLCAVQGIKRFDPSKAFQHDSKENIPPKTPLKEGTADKGTSAQ; this comes from the exons ATGGCGTCTGTGCGCGCGCCGCCCCGCCGCCACCTCCACCGCGATGGGAGCGCTG CACGTACCTCCCTGCAAGGATCCCATAACGTAAAGCCATCAGATGGAGTGGGAAGTTTGCTGTCTTCTGAAGCATGCCAAGGGATTAGGAAACAGAAGA GTGAGACAAATCTGAGCAGTGAAAAGAGTGCACCCACCCCAGTAACTGCAAGGAGACTCACATCTCTTGGATCAACA CCTGCAAATGGGATGGTGAAGACTAAAAAAGATCTTATGcttatgaaagagaaaaagaaacagaaggcaCTGGAGAAAGAG ATTCGTGCATTAGTGAGAGAACGTGGAGAGCAGGATAAGAAGCGTCAGGCTCTGGAAGAAGATCTTGTTAAGACTGAAGCAAAGCTGAGTGCTGCAGTTCAGGAGAAAACCTCTCTTTCAGCAAATGTTGCATGCCTGAAAAAACAGCTTCTGGAGTTAACAAGAAGCAATGAACTACTAAAGTCAAAG CTGTCTGATGATGgagtgcagaagaaaatgagcagcCTGTGCATGGAGTTGATGAAGCTCAGAAACATGAGAGATGCTAAGGAAAAG aCTGCGCTGGCAAAGCAGGAAGACATGGAAATGAAGCTGCAGGAAGTGCAAAGGAATCTAGAGcattcaaaaggaaaagtagCACAGTTACAAGAAAAATT GTCTGCTactgaaagagagaaagttGAAGAAAAGTCTGACACTGAAAAACTCCTGGAATATATTACAGAGCTCAG tAATGTTGCAGAAACAGCTGAGAAATACAAACTAGAAGTTGCCCAGATGGAGGAGACACTGAGTAAGAAAGACCAAGATATTGAGATCCTGAGGAATACCCTCAAAGCAAAAGAGGAAGAGTCATCTAAACTGATGAAAGAACTTAATGAGAGGTGTCAGTTTCTTCAACAAGATAAAG agaaaGAGTTGTCTGAGGCCAAAGGACACTTCCTGAGTATGAATGCTGAAATAGaagacctgaaaaaaaaaaaagatttggtGGAACAAGAGCACCAAAAACTGCTTCAGAAACATGAGGAGGTCATCTCTCAGCTGCAGCAAGAGAAG GAGTTATCTGCATCAATGCAGCAGAAGTTACTGGAGTTTGAAGATGAAGTAACAAGTGAGAGACATCTTCTGGAAGAAGAGCTGAATGATACCATGAAGGAGCTGAATAAATTGCATGtgaaggagaagaaagctgaaaagttgGTGAAGCGACTGGAACAAGAAATCAAATCTCAAGGTCTTGAACTCACACAGATGGAGGAAGATTTGAAAGG gaagaatGTGGAGTTGGAGCAAATCAAGGCAATGCATAGCAGTGCTGTATTGAAAATCCAAGAAGAGCACAGCAATACACTGGAGAAACTTGGAAAGACTATTGCTGCCTTTGAAAG CTATAAGAAAACATCAGCTGAAGAAATTTATAGTTTTAAACTGGAGAATACCTCTCTGCGAGAAGAAGTTGACAACCTAAAAAAAGTAGGCCAAGAAAATCTGCAGTTGCTTCAAGAAGCAGAATacagtaaaaacaaagcaaatgaagAATGTGCAAG GACGCTTTTAGAAGTCCAGACCAAGCTTGCACtaaaagaagcagaaacagagagaaCAAAAGAGTCTTGCCTTGCACAAATGAATAAACTTCAGGAAAAACTTGAGGAGCAAACTCAAGATCTGAAAAGAGAACTTGAAGCAGAAAGATCAAG GAAAACCATAAATGAAGATGTGACCTCTAGCTTAAAGAAAGAGATCAAGACCTGGCGTAAACTGTATGAAGATTTACATAACAAAGTTAAGCCTTTTCAG CAACAACTAGATGCTTTTGAAGCAGAGAAGAATGCACTCCTGGAGGAGCACGGGGTAGCCCAAGAAGAACTGAATAAACTGAGTGATGCATACGCTAAACTACTTGGTCACCAGAACATGAAGCAAAAAATCAAGCATGTTATGAAGCTCAAGGAAGACAATACCCACCTGAAGCAG GATGTCTCAAAACTGCGTGCATTGCTAGCCAAGGAAAAGCAAACCAGCAGACATCTTCAGGAGCAGCTATGTGCAGTACAGGGCATTAAGCGTTTTGATCCTTCCAAAGCTTTCCAGCATGATagcaaggaaaatattcctccaaaaacacctttaaaagAAG